A portion of the Bactrocera neohumeralis isolate Rockhampton chromosome 2, APGP_CSIRO_Bneo_wtdbg2-racon-allhic-juicebox.fasta_v2, whole genome shotgun sequence genome contains these proteins:
- the LOC126764355 gene encoding DNA repair protein XRCC3 has protein sequence MAGSPKLGDIHKKDSPNTSKKIRQPVQYAKPGPFTKSKLFQECPEADIRVLKDAAAKVVFHPVSALLQEPLSAKWSHITTGCTSIDHCLCGGIVTRGITEICGASGVGKTQLLLQLSLTVQLPTELGGLNKAVAYICTEDAFPSKRLFQLSKVFEKRFPEININYMGNIYIEHILEASNLLECVGVRLAKLMESFNIGLIIIDSVAAIFRTYNNYIKRARNMRKLANHLLHYVDKYNCAVICVNQVATVSDAVKETPCLGLAWAHLGRTRLKLSKVPKEVKINGDLLTVRRFEIVYSPETPSEVAEFLITAGGVVDIPI, from the exons ATGGCGGGTAGTCCGAAATTAGGTGATATTCATAAAAAAGATAGTCCCAATACATCCAAGAAAATTAGACAGCCTGTACAATATGCTAAACCTGGTCCTTTCACCAAGTCGAAACTTTTTCAAGAATGTCCGGAAGCGGATATACGTGTGCTAAAGGATGCAGCTGCAAAAGTCGTTTTTCATCCCG TATCGGCATTACTTCAAGAGCCATTGTCTGCGAAGTGGTCTCACATAACGACAGGCTGTACATCAATAGATCACTGCTTGTGTGGTGGAATCGTTACGCGTGGCATAACAGAGATTTGTGGCGCATCAGGAGTTGGAAAGACGCAACTGCTGCTTCAATTATCTCTAACCGTACAACTGCCTACTGAGTTGGGTGGATTGAATAAAGCAGTCGCCTACATTTGCACCGAAGATGCTTTTCCTTCGAAGCGTCTGTTTCAGTTGTCGAAAGTATTTGAAAAGCGGTTTCCTGAAATTAATATCAACTATatgggaaatatttatatagaacATATTCTGGAAGCG AGTAACCTATTGGAATGTGTTGGTGTGCGTTTAGCAAAGCTAATGGAATCATTTAATATTGGCCTTATTATAATAGATTCAGTCGCAGCAATATTTCGCACCTACAACAACTATATTAAGCGCGCTCGGAACATGCGTAAATTGGCAAATCACTTGTTGCATTATGTTGACAAATACAACTGCGCGGTGATTTGTGTGAACCAA GTTGCTACAGTGAGTGATGCGGTGAAAGAAACACCCTGCTTGGGTTTAGCGTGGGCACATTTAGGGCGCACACGTCTCAAGCTCTCCAAAGTCCCGAAAGAAGTCAAAATCAATGGGGACCTGTTAACAGTGCGTCGATTTGAAATCGTGTACTCACCAGAGACACCAAGCGAAGTTGCCGAGTTTTTAATTACTGCCGGCGGTGTGGTCGATATACCTATATAG
- the LOC126764631 gene encoding ATP synthase subunit e, mitochondrial produces the protein MSQAPVRVSPLIKFGRWSLLLVGVGYGAFHQNRLSKKEEKVRAIEAQQKAVRDAKLAEEKKRAAAAEARALEELSKPTPKH, from the coding sequence ATGTCGCAAGCTCCAGTACGTGTATCGCCTTTAATAAAGTTCGGCCGCTGGTCGTTGCTATTGGTTGGTGTTGGTTATGGAGCTTTCCATCAGAACAGATTATCCAAGAAGGAAGAGAAGGTTCGTGCGATCGAAGCCCAGCAAAAGGCAGTGCGTGATGCCAAATTGGCTGAAGAGAAAAAGCGTGCGGCAGCAGCCGAGGCTCGTGCATTGGAGGAATTGTCCAAACCAACTCCAAAGCATTAA
- the LOC126759740 gene encoding RWD domain-containing protein 1 has product MSRNYKEDQANEIEALESIYYSEMEVLETEPSHKFSITIGTEEYNAEEESGGMACKLVFTYTPTYPDEAPEVAIEDPVNIEVLYEEKLLEHLKTTIDENIGMEMVFTLVSSAQEWLNERWDDYKLHEEEERSRKLLEAEEAERKKFEGTRVTVESFLKWRAEFEESTGITAKREKNNDSKKLTGKELFMRDTTLNDSDIKFLLEAGDSIENVKIDETLFQDIGDLELGDDDDSDDEDWVPGADD; this is encoded by the exons atgaGTAGAAATTACAAAGAGGATCAAGCGAATGAAATAGAGGCGCTTGAATCTATATATTACAGTGAAATGGAAG TACTGGAGACAGAACCTAGTCACAAATTCAGTATAACCATTGGCACTGAAGAGTATAATGCTGAAGAGGAGTCAGGTGGTATGGCGTGCAAACTCGTCTTTACGTatactcctacttatccagacgAAGCACCCGAAGTGGCAATAGAAGATCCTGTTAATATAGAAGTACTTTATGAAGAAAAACTACTTGAACACCTCAAAACAACAATCGATGAAAATATAGGGATGGAAATGGTTTTTACATTAGTTAGTAGCGCACAGGAATGGTTGAACGAACGTTGGGACGATTACAAATTGCATGAGGAAGAAGAACGCTCACGGAAGCTTCTTGAGGCAGAAGAAGCTGAGCGAAAGAAATTCGAAGGAACTCGTGTAACTGTCGAATCGTTTCTTAAATGGAGGGCAGAATTCGAAGAGAGCACAGGTATAACGGCTAAACGAGAAAAGAACAACGACAGCAAAAAACTGACAGGCAAAGAATTATTCATGCGCGACACCACTCTCAACGATTCTGATATTAAATTCTTACTTGAAGCTGGTGACtcaattgaaaatgtaaaaatagatGAAACGCTATTTCAAGATATTGGCGATTTGGAATTGGGTGATGACGATGACTCCGATGATGAAGATTGGGTGCCAGGCGCAGATGATTAG
- the LOC126759735 gene encoding cysteine and histidine-rich domain-containing protein morgana, which translates to MERCYNRGCGQTFDPENNTDESCCHHPGAPYFHDAYKGWSCCNKKSVDFTEFLSIKGCTLSKHSNIKPPEPEKPEKNEDDKNVVVEVRAPIRESMQRPPIESPMTTIKPTVAQALKDAIDTLKVKTVNVEKDSDLASGVISVGTSCKNKGCTYSYSGTATDHAECVFHPGVPIFHEGMKYWSCCQRKTSDFSAFMAQKGCACGEHKWLKEEEDKQVVNCRYDWHQTPTNVIVSIYAKKYNYKSSKIEVNPIRLHVNLVFPEQDDAKFDLEIELRGIIDVNKTSAHMFATKVEITMPKAEPGSWQKLDFPREKLPPALKPNESNSIFNCQRKDSESDDEFNLDDIETVNNGLRLTDISDNKNHLD; encoded by the exons ATGGAACGTTGTTATAATCGCGGTTGTGGGCAAACTTTTGATCCAGAAAATAATACCGATG AATCTTGCTGCCATCATCCTGGAGCACCTTATTTCCATGACGCATACAAGGGTTGGTcatgttgcaacaaaaaatcggtagattttactgaatttttaaGCATTAAAGGATGTACGCTATCAAAACACTCGAATATTAAACCACCGGAACCTGAAAAGCCAGAAAAGAATGAAGATGATAAGAATGTGGTTGTAGAAGTGCGTGCGCCAATTAGAGAATCAATGCAGCGACCACCTATTGAATCTCCAATGACTACAATAAAACCAACAGTTGCACAAGCGTTGAAAGATGCCATAGATACACTTAAAGTAAAAACTGTTAACGTTGAGAAAGACAGCGATTTGGCTTCTGG CGTAATATCAGTTGGTACTTcttgtaaaaataaaggctgcaCTTATTCGTATAGCGGTACTGCTACTGATCATGCGGAATGTGTATTTCATCCTGGAGTTCCTATTTTCCACGAAGGTATGAAGTATTGGTCATGTTGCCAACGAAAGACAAGTGATTTTTCTGCGTTTATGGCACAGAAGGGCTGTGCATGCGGGGAGCACAAATGGCTCAAGGAG gAGGAAGACAAGCAAGTGGTTAATTGCCGGTACGATTGGCATCAAACTCCAACAAACGTCATTGTTTCCATATATGCcaagaaatataattataagaGTAGCAAGATAGAAGTAAATCCAATCCGCCTCCACGTGAATCTTGTATTTCCTGAACAGGATGATGCAAAATTCGACTTGGAAATAGAATTACGCGGC ATCATTGATGTAAATAAAACTAGTGCTCATATGTTTGCAACAAAAGTTGAGATAACTATGCCAAAAGCAGAACCTGGATCATggcaaaaacttgattttccCCGAGAAAAATTGCCACCGGCACTGAAGCCAAATGAATCTAACAGTATCTTCAATTGTCAAAGAAAAGATTCAGAATCAGATGATGAATTTAACTTGGATGACATTGAAACTGTAAACAACGGCTTGAGGCTCACTGACATTAGTGACAATAAAAACCATTTGGACTAA